actcattggactcatttgagaacaatgcataatttaaaaaaaattaaaaataagagcgttggggagaggtttaccaaagtttaacatgtggccgcaactcgcttccgtgtacgttggagatgactccctgtcattttttttttttttttttaatccattgctctcaaatgagccaatttggcattctaaatactttttggtaatttgagattgagaagaataattcctacctgaaatgaagcgatcgtgacacaggcgtgtgcgtattttggccgggcaccatccgtcacgtttaattgccgaaatccgtcgatcttttctggtctctttgaatatctgtctcgtctgttgcgacaaccaacagcacaacaagtctcgggtattgtaaatatcatCATCCATATTCAATGTCTCCCGCGATGTCGAGCAGCTCCGTCTGACCGCCAACATGACGCCGTGAAAACGGCGACATCGCGTGCACGACCTCGAGAGCGACCGCTCCGACCGTGTGCTTATTTCCGTTTAGTTCGAGTCACTAATCGGTAGCAGGCGTGTGCCGATTGCCATTTGAACGCGATTGGCTAACGCTGAACGCAGCCACATCCCCCGTAATAagagggtgtgtagacttttgaaaAGTTATCCTGGTTGCAGgacaacacatttttcaaatggttctttgctttttatatcacaaaaaagcCATTTGAACAGGTGTGCCAACTTCTTCTTATAgccacaaaatcattttttttttaatgattatgcAAAAAACTGTCGTCATGACAATCTTACGTCTCGCGCCGCAGATGGCCGCCGGTTTGGGGTTCGACATGGCCAGTTTGATCAACAATCCGGCCTTCATCAGCATGGTAAACTAGTCATCATTAAATTAATTGACATAAAGCATAaagtaataaatgaataaaactaCTTCCTGTCTGGGCAGGCAGCCAGTGTGATGCAGAACCAGCAAGTGCAACAACTGTGAGTTTTGCCGCCGGTTTTTTCTCGCTACGCGTTAGCTTGTAGCGTCTCACTTCCTCCTCCCGTCATCCTCAGGATGTCGGGGATGATGGCCAACGCCGTGGGGGGGCCGGCCGCCGGCGTGGGAGGGCTCAGCGACATTTCCAGCCTGATCGAAGCGTAAGTGCGACCGACGTCTCGCGCGCGACCGTCGGCGCCTCGGATCCGGACAAATCCGCAAAGCCGGTGCGCCCACCAGGGGGCAGCAGTTCGCCCAGCAGATCCAGCAGCAGAACCCCGAGCTCATCGAGCAGCTGCGCAATCACATCCGGAGTCGATCCTTCAGCGGCAGCGCCGAGGAGCACTCGTGATACCTCAGGTTAGCTGTCCGTGTGTTCGATTCCCGCGCGttccttctttgtttttttttttaaactatttttttttttttttttcattttccaaaaccaGAAccgcaccaaaccagactggaCCCGAAATGAGTGCAGTACGTACTTTTGACTTCAGCGAGTCAAGACGCCGCTGCACGTCATGTGACACCCACTGTTGCTTTTGAGTCATGTGACTGACACGCCTGCATTGTGACATTGTCATTGCACTTTAGCGCCACTAATAATtctatgattaaaaaataacaataataataaacactaAAAAGAGTTTATTTGTGTACGTCGTACAAGTGTAAGGTTGCGCCTCCTGCATGCTTCGGAATCTGGTATTTGGCATCGGATGCTTTATGGAAAATAAACGAGCCACTGAGGACGAGAGTGGGatgactccatttttttttggggggggggattttgaaGTAGAGTTATGGAAAATTTTACAGCTACTGCCCAATTTGTTTCATGAACGGTGGTTGACAATCACTTCCTCATCACTtcaatttgggaaaaacaaaaaaatgcaataacgGACTGTCGAAATTGATCTTTGATTTTATCCGGAATACGTTATTACATATTAATATCTGCACATAACTTGAAAATTGGTGGTGatgggggggctgggggggttcCACTCTAGTTCTCAGCAGCTCTGCTGGGCCAGGAAGATGCTTCCTTCCAATgattccaaaaaataaataaaatgtgatgaaatcCAACTCTTTTTGTCATCTTTCATAATATTGTACAATGGAGACTATACCggcatccatttttattttattattacagtcCACCGCCGATACGAGTGATATCCGCAAAATGGAAATATTCTAGATAAATTCACCCCCGCCCAGTagcagcatttttttctaatggccgcaagggggcgctcgagcggaaaaggtaaagagtgagaccggtggaatatatgtgccgaggaactgacttttaccggccctgttcacgctgcgttagcgcggtgctcgggtgttgctgccgtgttactgccgtgtctcagtgatatttactggtaagttttattttaacaggccctgttagcgcggcgctagcgttagtgctagttttagcgcggcactagcgttaatctttctgtttaccgtcttcgtaaatatcttgtctttgaatgtgggtttcaatgtgggcacttgtggcttttacacggctgcggcgtatgtatgtaccaaatggtatttcctttacaaatgtactcggtgaggcttataagctggtgcgctctgtcggccgcgAATTGCGGTAATTCCTGGAACAGTTGCTCATgtcatttttgaacatttttataaaaatgttatatataatgtatataatataaatatatcatttttttatggTAACAATACATAATATGAGACTTGAGTTAAGCTACTAGGGGAATAAAAAATTTTGTTAGTTAGCAAATGACAAGGGACGCTAGCATTAAAGAGAACGCCCATTTTTAACCTCTTAGTGGTTTATTAACACGTATTCacattatcccccccccccacatattaCAATATTGACAACGATTTGAATGAGCAATAAAACACAGCGTGAGGCGCACTGTTGGTCCATTgtcaagtttgtgtaaaaaaaaaaaattgataaataaaaagTTGCTAGGACGGACAAACCACGCACACTTGAGCCACGTCGTCGTATTCGTACGTACGCTTCAGGAACGAGTCTGTAAGCCTCAAACCGGAAATACtctgggggggggagaaaaaaaaaaaaaaaaaatcacacaaaagcaAACGTTTTTCCATATTCTTGATGTTGTCCATCTTACGGTACGTGTACTACGATGCTGagcaattgaatattttttttccttaatttaTCAACGTTTTTCCAACACTAGCACCACTTTCGCCATCTGAGTATGCAATTAAACATTACTAGTGAACACTACAAGCGTTACACGCTATAAACGGCATACTAGCGCATGCTAGTAGTACGGTACCTGGAGTCCCTGGACGGAGGCCAGAAGCGTGAGGGGCAGCGAGAGCGACGTCCCGGGGCTCAGCTTGCCCAGAGCTCGGCCCGACACGCCGCACCAGTGGATGGACGGAGTGTTGAGCATCTCCACGAGGAGATCCATAGTCCGTTCGCTAACGTACGTGCACACGGACTGAGTGTTGATTTCAAAATTCGGTTCGGTTATGAAATGGCGGCGTCGGTGAGCGCCTGTCGCTTCCCTACCTGCAGTTTGTGATCTTGCAGCTGATGTCGAAAGGTTCTTCCAGGTTGACCGTGTCGGGGATGACCTCCATGGACAGACGGATGTCTCCGTAGCCCGGAGCCTGACGCGCGGGTTCAGGACGCAGACAGATGCGTGTTAATATACAaaattataaattattaaatcGTTTTCAACAACCTTTTAGGATGTAAAAATGCTGCACTAGTGGTTACTGAAACATGATGTGTAAATAAGCTACATAGGTgtgtaaatattaaatatgatataaatatattaaaaggAAAGAATATTAAATGGAAcaatcaaatataaataaataaatagaaatatcttacaaaataaaataaaaataaaattaatttttattcaattttattatattatatttatttaatacaaCAATATGTAAAAAAGTTAAGCCTTAAAAACGACATGTATATGAATGACTTGTGATTTACGATTTGAGGATGttggggggggcaggggggggctATTCTCCATTATTGTCTCAAAAACCTAAAACATGATGTGTGAATAAGCTACATAGGCGtgtaaacattaaatatgatataaatatattaaaggACAGAATATTAAATAGAAcaactaaatataaaaaataaataaaaaaaaacaaaaaaatgaaataaaaataaattgattaaatgtaacaatatacaaaaaaaacgtAAGTCTTAAAAATGACGTATATAAATGACTTGCGATTTAAATTATGGTACATTCACGAATTGGACTATTTGAGGATGTTTGAGGGGAACGCATTCTCTATTATTGTCGCAAAAACagcgataaaaaaaataaatgaaaaacaacatttgaaaaaaaaaaaaaaatccagcagttatccaagccgctcatcctcgcaagggtcacgggaaagctggaatCTATCCAAGCTAggtttgggcgaaaggcggactacaccccgaactggtcgccggccagtcgcagggcagatagacaccatcgctgagcgggaattgatcccacagtGGCcggaccaaagtcaggcgtgtgtaccactacaccatcagtgactctctaaaaataataatcatgcaAAAAATATGtcccgtaatttctggcctataagccacgactttttcaaacgctttcaatcctgcggtttatgcggcgatgcggctaatttgtgcattttttttcctaacggctgcaagggggcgctcggacagaaaaaggtaagagtgagactggtggaatatatgtgccgaggaagtgacttttaccggcccggccctgttagcgctgcgctagcgtgctactggcgtgtctcagtgatttttaccagcatattttttctaaccggccctgttagcgcggcgctagcatgaGCCCGACATTAGCGTTaccgttagcacggcgctagcgttaccaTCCTCTGCAGCTGGCTGGTCTGCAGTCGTCCCCTCTCCCCCAGGTTGGTCTTCCAAACGATGTCCAGTTTCCCGATGACGGTGACGCCCTTGATGACGCCGGCCTTCTCGGCGTACTCGGGCTTGGGCTTCAGGCAGTAGAGGTACTGGCGCGTGTCCATGGGCTGCAGGTACGACATCTTGCCGAACGTCGACTccctgaggggggaaaaaaggacccGAGCACAAATACTTAGAGGAGTACAGTAGTGTCAACACCACGCGCCTAATGTACACAATCATGAACCCAGGTGATGTTTTGGTACAAACGACAATCGACAACATGTTGACATCATTAActgtaaaaatataattcataATTTGTCATACCCGTGGTCTTGGTGCGTGACGGTGTTGAGCTCCGTCACGTTGTACATCATGGACGGCTCCAGCGACACCTTCTCCATGAACATGGGCGACGTGGTGATGTTCTGGATCTGGGCCTCGAGGAACACCTCGTCCGTCTGCGACGGAGAGGGCGGCGGTCAGTCGGTTACGGGGAGGCGGGGTCTCGACGGCGGGTTGCGGATTTTGGCCGGCGGACGCTTCGGGGATCGGGCTCAGATCGACAAATACGCGAGGGTTCgatggctggccaccagttcaggctTTACCACGCCTCCCGCCCGTAGATGGCTAGgctaggcgccagcactcctacaacacttgtgaggataagcggtacggaaactTGATGGGTCCAAACCTCGGACGCGATTTATAACGTAGACGTCGGCTTCACTATCTCAAGGTCggacggatggatagatggatactaGATAGATATAGATGGTTAAGTGATGACATAGACTGACAAATGACTGGATAGATGCGATATATGGATGGCGTGATAGATGGATCGGTAaataatagatggatagatgatggAGGGACAGAAGAGGGAAGGAGAGAAAGAGGGAAAGAGGAATTGATGATAGGTTGATGGGTGAATGAATGGTTGGATAATTAGATAAGATGcatgatggatgaaaaatggctATCTACTGTACATAGATAAGTGGTAGATAGAcacgattttttttaataaactccCTTAGGAAAATTAATTGCAATCAGGTATGACCAACTTTGGCTACTAAGTTTGATTGTATTATGATGATCAGTTTGACgcaagaagattttttttactccattcGGAAAGAAGAATTTCAAGCGTTGATTTCATAAACAAATCAGTTATTACACGGCAAATATATATCCCCGctaatgtgtttattttaatcACATTGTTGTTATTATAAGGTGTCATTTTTGAGCGCGTGCGGTCAAAAAGCAGCATTTGGACGCAAAACATCTCAGCCAGCGCAGATTAGctcgttagcgttagcgcatccCACCGCGTGCCACCACCAGAGGACGCCGTGACGGTCCATGCAATGCCGGCCTGGCCCGACAATGTCACACCTTTTATTGTTCGTGTGATCGGGATGAATCAATTCAATTTTAACATGAGGGATTTAAATTCCAtacatcatatttatatttagtcATTGACGCGCACCAGCAGCATGCTCACAGGCCGTGCATGAAAAAAGTGTGGCAAAAGAGGCGAGCGCAATGCAACAACAATGGAAGCTTTCTTAacatatcaatatttaaaaccATCCATTGCAAatatcattaataataaaaaaaaatgtgcaacagaACTAATAATgccaccattgttgttgtttgcggCGCCCCCGCAGGCGGCATGAAGAAGACAAGCGAtgagaacagaaaaaaaggaaagcgaTTTACCACAGAACTGAGGTCACTCTAATGGAGAAAATGAACATAAAAGGACAAAATGAACACATGCCAAATGTTATGTGGGCTAACGAGCTAGCGGGCTAGCGCGATGTCGACGTACCTCGGCGTTGTAGAACTTTGTCTTGACGTCCAGCGGCTTGAGAACCTGATTGAAGAGGGAGTGCAGAGTGCTGAACGTCTCCATCGTTCGCCGGCGGtgcaaaaccccccaaaaaaacaacaaaaaaaacaggcgGGGCGGATGCGCACGGAACCGCGAGGCGCTTTTTCCGGCGAGCGCTTACGACATGTCTCGAGGACGCGCTAATTGAGCGCCCTCACCTGGAATTTGAAGAACTTGCGGAAGTAGAGCTTCTCGCCGTACTGTGTGGTGTAGCTCACGGCGCAGACCAGGCTGCAAACGCAAATGTTGACATTTAGCCACAGACACGTCATCGGCCGCACACCTTTTGGGCTTTGTCGTACACACGGCAAGTGAGGTATTTCTgcaggaaaaatgtattttaaacacagaaggaaacaaaaaaaaaaaaacttgagaacTAGATTGCTATCAAACCGGATAgctacatagatagatagatagatagatagatagatagatagatagatagatagatagatagatagatagatagatagatagatagatagatagatagatagatagatagatagatagatagatagatagatagatagatagatagatagatagatcgatcgatcgatctaGTTTTCATTGCCCtacgctttttttttgtaaaaaattttaAACGGCAATGAGAAATCTCCAATTAACCAAGTGtacatttttgtgaacaaagaatccatccagccatttttttagccacttatccccacaagggtcgtgggagtgctggagcctatcccagctgtcaacgggcaggaggcggggtacaccctgaactggtcgccagccaatcgcagggcacattgacacaatcacaccttgggtcaatttagagtgtccaattaatgttgcatgtttttgggaatgtgggatgaaaccggagtgcccggagaaaacccacgcaggcacggggagaacttggaaactccacacaggcggggccgggatggaacccgggtccccagaactgtgagctcaccgtgccgccaaataaacaaacatacagTGAGATGGAAATGTCACACGAGTGACCTCAGAAATTTTTAAGATACCGAAAAAAAGGGGCCAACCCCTCCGGCCCCAACTGTGTTCGTTCTGCTCCAGTCCTGTAGGTGGTAGTAAAGTCCAATACAATGTTGCAAACAATTGCGTATACGTAATTTAATAACTGtcctttcagtttttctttcacCAAAGGGCAAGAATGATTAAAATcagaaatttcatttttgtggaaaaaaaaaaaaaaaaaaaattgactatttctggcggcatggtggtgcaactggaaagcctcacagttctgaggacgcaggttcgatcccggccgcacccgtgtgtagtttgcatattttccccgtgcctgcgtggcttttctccgggcactcccgtttcctcccacatcccaaaaacatgcaacattaattggacactctaaattgcccataggtgtgattttgagtgcagctgtttgtctctacgtgccctgcgattggctggcgaccggttcagggtgtaccccgtttactgcccgttgacagctgggattggctccaacactcccgtgaccctcgtgaggataagcggcaatatCGCCCAGCCTTAGGGCGGGACTCACATGTGCGTCCCGATCTCTTTGACTTCGTGGTGGATGACGTCGTCGATGCAACACTCGGGTTTGAGTTCGGCCACGGCCGAGTTGGACGCCGACAGATTGAGTCTTTGCGAGCTGGTCTGCAGGTCGGCCTGTGGAGGAACACAAGCTGTCGAAGTAggttcggggggtgggggtggggttctGTTTCTCCGGTTCTCGGCGCTGGTTTACCTTGACCAGAATGTCTTTGACCACCTGACTGCTGTCGTTGTGCACGCTGATGTAGCTCGAGAAGGTCTCGCCCAGGAAAATGTTCCTGTCGGGTGACGGCAAGAGAATTCAATTTGGAAAATGACTCAAATCATATTAATGAATGGAAACAATTAAACCCAGAGacgaggatgcatgagataggcttagattgaaaaagatgatgcgctgtggcgacccctaacgggacaagccgagagaaaaaagaagaattcatttaaattaaacCCAATTACAAAAAACCAAATTaagattaaacaaaaaatataaaacaataacaaactacataaaaaaatatttttttatcacgAATAAAATTCcaataaaaatctaaaatggCCAGAAATCTAAAGAGATGAATCGATTTAACGAAAAgtaaactgaaatgaaaaatgtaactaATACAACTAAATTACGTTAAATTTcaaagtaaaatacaaaatcaaattcaactgAAACTCAATTAAAAATTTCTGCGCAAAAGCAAATCTTCACGGGACTCACCCGAAGTTCTGCGGCAGCGTTAGCATCTCGCCCAGCATTAGCGTCTCGGCGCCTTTGATGGTGGACGGGTCGTCGCGCATGAGGCGCCCAAACAGGTTGCCTGTGGACACAACCGTGTCGAGCAACACGCAAGTATTctggaattctttttttttttttttttttttttaatactgaagaccacaggtgtcaaactcaaggcccgggggccagatacggctcaccgcgtgattttatgtggcctgcggagGCAAATCACATGTAACAACCTCCGcgatttttgctaaaatctgcACCAGAATTTCCTTTTGTCACATCCTAAATGATACtactgagatattgcaagcatttttgtgttgccaaaaatcaacaatagttgaaaaacccttgatttatgattctaAAACTACTCCATAAATTCCGCGTTGTAAATATGATTTGGCGGTcagagatttttatgatttctctgtcatgacggccctctgagggaaaccgtaactaaaatgtggccagcggcaaaaatgagtttgacacccttgctgtATACTGTACGTATGCATGTCTGCATTTTTGGTTGGTTAATAGTAGCATGTGGCTCATCCTCAAAAGTGATACACATAGTCTCCCTGAACGCAAATGGTATTCTCACCCAGCTGCCACATAAGTACCGGCCATGACAGTATTGAattctcatttgagaacaatacgtatgaaaaaaaaccaaaactgtttacgtaggttaagtgtggccgcaatcgcttccgtgtacgttccatggagatgactccgtcctcttttttttccccccaatcatagttaatgaatgcgagtttgtgtaaaaccggggatcatttatgtaaatattggtatttgtattgaatactagcggaaaagatcgacggattccggcaaaggttaacgtgcggCCGATCACGCTTCCGGGTTCACGAGCTGTGAAAAACgccactatgtgggatttattcgtgatgagaacagatccagcgatAAAGTATtcgtacgcgtccagacttttatacgctttcaaattttgccatgtaaatctcgatgacttactcaccagatccatgtgtacgtccagttatccaagacaagcggaaggcaattaactgtccaatttcttatcggcgaaaacatcgattttggcattaaataccaGTCCTCTATGCcgggtttatctaatttttcatccttctaaatgtctga
This DNA window, taken from Syngnathoides biaculeatus isolate LvHL_M chromosome 17, ASM1980259v1, whole genome shotgun sequence, encodes the following:
- the trappc13 gene encoding trafficking protein particle complex subunit 13, encoding MDVSQAKQEHLLALKVMRLTKPTLFTNLPVTCEERDLPGNLFGRLMRDDPSTIKGAETLMLGEMLTLPQNFGNIFLGETFSSYISVHNDSSQVVKDILVKADLQTSSQRLNLSASNSAVAELKPECCIDDVIHHEVKEIGTHILVCAVSYTTQYGEKLYFRKFFKFQVLKPLDVKTKFYNAESDLSSVTDEVFLEAQIQNITTSPMFMEKVSLEPSMMYNVTELNTVTHQDHGESTFGKMSYLQPMDTRQYLYCLKPKPEYAEKAGVIKGVTVIGKLDIVWKTNLGERGRLQTSQLQRMAPGYGDIRLSMEVIPDTVNLEEPFDISCKITNCSERTMDLLVEMLNTPSIHWCGVSGRALGKLSPGTSLSLPLTLLASVQGLQSISGLRLTDSFLKRTYEYDDVAQVCVVCPS